One Paraburkholderia dioscoreae DNA segment encodes these proteins:
- a CDS encoding CoA transferase, translated as MTPEFALKHIWTLAGCDPSALRSVTLAGADPGLPSVYRVGTLASVSIAATGLAAAEYHRLRTGRRQHVTVEMRRALASFRSERYLRINDGPPPALRDPVMGFYETRDGRWIQLHTNFPHHLQGVLNVLGCANDRDAVAAAIRGWDGATLDQTLADAGLCAALIRTPDEWAALDQAKAIAGLPLFEIERIGDAPAEPPAQRGADRPLAGVRVLDLSRIIAGPVAGRALAQHGAQVLMINGPHLPNIAPLVIDNGRGKRSALVDLREAAGREVLRGLAGNADVFLQAYRPGALAARGFGPEELARVRPGIVYVSVSAYGHEGSWAQRRGFDSLVQSASGIAFTEREAAGWHEPKHLPCQALDHATGYLAAFGAMAALARRATEGGSWHVRVSLAQTGRWLQSFGQIPEGWKAPDVALDDVRDCLASVESEFGRVLGVQPAEVLGETPAFFALPPSRVGAHEARWE; from the coding sequence ATGACGCCTGAATTCGCTCTCAAACATATCTGGACTCTCGCCGGGTGCGACCCGAGCGCGCTGAGGTCTGTCACGCTCGCGGGCGCGGATCCCGGCTTGCCATCCGTCTACCGGGTGGGCACCCTGGCTTCGGTGAGCATCGCCGCGACCGGACTCGCGGCTGCCGAATATCACCGTCTGCGCACCGGGCGCAGGCAACACGTGACGGTGGAGATGCGGCGCGCGCTGGCGTCGTTTCGCAGCGAACGCTATTTGCGTATCAACGACGGCCCGCCGCCCGCCCTGCGCGATCCGGTGATGGGCTTCTACGAGACGCGCGATGGCCGCTGGATTCAACTGCACACGAACTTCCCGCATCATCTGCAGGGGGTATTGAACGTACTTGGCTGCGCGAACGATCGGGACGCGGTGGCCGCCGCGATTCGCGGCTGGGACGGTGCGACGCTCGACCAGACGCTCGCCGACGCGGGTCTGTGCGCCGCGTTGATTCGCACGCCCGATGAGTGGGCCGCGCTCGATCAGGCCAAAGCGATTGCGGGCTTGCCGCTCTTCGAGATCGAGCGCATCGGCGACGCGCCGGCCGAGCCGCCCGCTCAGCGTGGCGCGGACCGGCCGCTGGCGGGGGTGCGCGTGCTGGATCTGTCGCGCATCATTGCCGGGCCCGTCGCCGGGCGCGCGCTCGCGCAGCATGGCGCGCAGGTGCTGATGATCAACGGGCCGCATCTGCCGAATATTGCGCCGCTGGTGATCGACAACGGGCGCGGCAAGCGTTCGGCGCTGGTCGATCTGCGCGAAGCGGCGGGGCGCGAGGTTTTGCGCGGCCTTGCCGGTAATGCCGATGTATTTCTACAGGCATATCGCCCGGGAGCGCTGGCCGCGCGCGGTTTCGGTCCCGAGGAACTGGCGCGTGTGCGGCCGGGGATCGTCTACGTTTCGGTGTCGGCCTATGGTCACGAGGGATCTTGGGCGCAGCGGCGCGGGTTCGACAGCCTGGTGCAGTCGGCGAGCGGAATTGCCTTTACCGAACGTGAGGCGGCGGGGTGGCACGAGCCAAAGCATCTGCCGTGTCAGGCGCTGGATCATGCGACCGGGTATCTGGCGGCTTTCGGTGCGATGGCCGCGTTGGCACGGCGGGCAACCGAAGGCGGAAGCTGGCATGTGCGCGTCTCGCTCGCGCAAACGGGCCGGTGGCTGCAGTCGTTCGGGCAGATTCCCGAGGGCTGGAAAGCGCCCGACGTGGCGCTTGATGATGTGCGCGATTGCCTCGCGAGCGTGGAGTCGGAGTTTGGCCGCGTGCTGGGAGTGCAGCCGGCCGAGGTGCTGGGCGAGACGCCTGCGTTTTTCGCGCTGCCGCCGAGCCGGGTGGGCGCGCACGAGGCCAGGTGGGAGTGA
- a CDS encoding Rap1a/Tai family immunity protein has product MQRNVPPAAAHAVNGLLMAAALSLASLAHAQTAAQTAAQTPPQTAQTAQTAQATQATQTAQAAQPLSPTLSQAAPPVDPTFSAYSLAQTCKQKNDNVAQGQCVGAIRGIIHGYQYGVLFLGQRAALPANETQRVSLCLRNTQVSSIVDEFVADAAQVNEDSLKHTPAEVAVLGSVHMHHSCN; this is encoded by the coding sequence ATGCAACGAAACGTCCCACCCGCCGCGGCACACGCGGTCAACGGCCTGTTGATGGCCGCCGCGCTCAGCCTCGCATCGCTCGCTCATGCGCAAACGGCAGCGCAAACGGCAGCGCAAACGCCCCCACAGACGGCACAGACGGCACAGACGGCACAGGCGACACAGGCGACACAAACAGCACAAGCGGCACAGCCGCTGTCGCCCACGCTCTCGCAAGCCGCACCGCCGGTCGATCCCACCTTCTCGGCCTATTCGCTTGCGCAGACCTGCAAGCAGAAAAACGATAACGTCGCCCAAGGCCAATGCGTCGGCGCGATTCGCGGCATCATCCACGGCTATCAGTACGGCGTGCTATTCCTCGGTCAGCGCGCCGCCCTGCCGGCCAATGAAACGCAGCGAGTGTCGCTGTGTCTGCGCAATACGCAGGTGTCGTCGATCGTCGACGAATTCGTCGCGGACGCCGCTCAGGTCAACGAAGATTCGCTCAAGCACACCCCCGCTGAAGTCGCGGTGCTGGGTTCCGTGCACATGCACCACAGTTGCAATTGA
- a CDS encoding aldo/keto reductase, translating to MTSDIASVSLPDGERIPKLGQGTWEMGEVPARRAAEIDALRCGIELGMTLIDTAEMYGDGATESLLGVALAGLRDKVFLVSKVYPHNASRRGVIAACEQSLKRLKTDQLDLYLLHWRGSVPLAETVEGFEALRQAGKIRHWGVSNFDTADMEELVATPGGDACATNQILYNVVRRGPEFDLLPWLAARKMPAMAYSPVDHARLPKRSPLDDIADARGVSVFQVALAWVLLEPGVFAIPKAGRVEHVRDNYRASQLQLGADELAAIDAYFKPPRSKRPLEML from the coding sequence ATGACGAGCGACATCGCAAGCGTGAGCCTGCCCGACGGCGAACGCATTCCGAAACTGGGGCAGGGCACCTGGGAGATGGGTGAAGTGCCGGCGCGGCGTGCCGCCGAAATCGACGCGCTGCGTTGCGGCATCGAACTCGGCATGACGTTGATCGACACGGCGGAAATGTATGGCGACGGCGCGACCGAATCTCTGCTGGGCGTTGCTTTGGCCGGGTTGCGCGACAAGGTGTTTCTGGTCAGCAAGGTGTATCCGCATAACGCCAGCCGGCGCGGCGTGATCGCAGCCTGCGAGCAGAGCCTCAAGCGTCTGAAGACGGATCAGCTCGATCTGTATCTGCTGCACTGGCGCGGCTCGGTGCCGCTCGCGGAAACGGTCGAGGGCTTCGAGGCGTTACGGCAGGCGGGCAAGATTCGCCATTGGGGCGTCAGCAACTTCGACACCGCGGATATGGAAGAACTCGTCGCCACGCCGGGCGGCGATGCGTGCGCGACCAATCAGATTCTCTACAACGTGGTGCGCCGCGGGCCGGAATTCGATCTGCTGCCGTGGCTCGCCGCGCGCAAGATGCCGGCTATGGCGTACAGCCCGGTCGATCACGCACGCCTGCCGAAACGCTCGCCGCTCGACGATATCGCCGACGCGCGCGGCGTCTCGGTGTTCCAGGTGGCGCTCGCATGGGTGTTGCTCGAGCCCGGCGTGTTCGCGATTCCGAAGGCGGGCCGCGTCGAGCATGTGCGCGACAACTATCGCGCGTCGCAACTGCAACTCGGCGCGGATGAACTGGCCGCTATCGACGCGTATTTCAAACCACCGCGCAGCAAGCGGCCGCTCGAAATGCTGTAA
- a CDS encoding ABC transporter ATP-binding protein produces MNGPPPSSFPAFDVSKSDRTDALTVIGLTVTYRVRGRDREVLQDISFRVRRGEAYGLVGESGCGKSTVAMAALRYLPRNGKVKAGKIIVTGEDVQKLDADALRNMRARTISMVYQDPGRALNPSLTIARQVSEAFEAAGVARDEALRRTLEMLQRVRIAAPERVMESYPHQLSGGMQQRVVIAMALASNPALLILDEPTTGLDATVEAEVLDLVAQLREELGTAVLFISHNLAVIGRMCERVGVLYAGKLVEEGATQDVFTRPRHPYTVGLLRCLPTAGRSKDSERLDTIAGSLPLPGAVTQGCIYAERCRLADDRCRREAPPPYRVSAAHGDQMSRCHYHERAIELPRASAQALPECNGASFDGKPPALVLRAEKLSKTFHVSGAPLRAVDHVSIDLASGETLGLVGESGSGKTTLAKLMLGLLTPDAGSVLELDGEPLAARVTRRSDDQVKSLQIVFQNPDSALNRAHSVKRLIGRALSRLTTLRGPAIDERLAALTAAVRLPQRYLDSRTRQLSGGLKQRVAIARAFAGEPRVVVCDEPTSALDVSVQAAILNLLADLQRERGVSYVFISHDLHVVRYLSDRIAVLYLGRLLEIGPAAAVFGGPHHPYTEALLSSVPTLDGRGGATRIRLSGDLPSAVSPPSGCVFHTRCPRKLGAICEQQDPPFLDAGAAAGPSAHRIRCHIPVDELRALQAASRDDADNVARKVPGNGSENAPENAGRDE; encoded by the coding sequence ATGAACGGCCCGCCGCCCTCCTCGTTCCCCGCCTTCGATGTCTCGAAGAGCGATCGCACGGACGCGCTGACCGTCATCGGTCTGACGGTCACGTACCGCGTGCGCGGACGCGATCGCGAGGTGCTGCAGGACATTTCGTTTCGCGTGCGGCGCGGCGAAGCGTATGGTCTCGTCGGCGAGTCCGGCTGCGGCAAGTCGACCGTTGCGATGGCGGCGCTGCGCTATCTGCCGCGCAACGGCAAAGTGAAGGCCGGCAAGATCATCGTCACCGGCGAGGACGTGCAGAAGCTTGACGCCGACGCGTTGCGCAACATGCGCGCCAGAACGATTTCAATGGTCTACCAGGATCCGGGGCGCGCGCTGAATCCGTCGCTGACGATCGCGCGGCAAGTCTCCGAAGCGTTCGAAGCCGCCGGCGTCGCGCGCGACGAAGCCTTGCGGCGCACGCTGGAGATGTTGCAGCGCGTGCGCATCGCCGCGCCCGAGCGGGTGATGGAGAGTTATCCGCATCAACTGTCGGGCGGCATGCAACAGCGCGTAGTGATCGCGATGGCGCTCGCCTCGAACCCCGCGCTGCTGATTCTCGACGAACCGACTACCGGCCTCGATGCTACCGTCGAGGCCGAAGTGCTCGACCTCGTCGCGCAGTTGCGCGAGGAACTCGGCACGGCTGTGCTGTTCATCAGCCACAACCTCGCGGTGATCGGGCGGATGTGCGAACGCGTCGGCGTGCTTTACGCGGGAAAACTGGTCGAGGAAGGCGCGACGCAAGATGTCTTCACGCGGCCGCGCCATCCCTATACGGTCGGACTGTTGCGCTGTCTGCCCACGGCCGGGCGCAGCAAGGACAGCGAGCGGCTCGACACGATCGCCGGCAGCCTGCCGTTGCCGGGTGCGGTAACGCAGGGCTGCATCTACGCAGAGCGCTGCCGCCTCGCCGACGACCGCTGCCGCCGCGAAGCGCCGCCGCCGTATCGCGTGAGCGCCGCACACGGCGATCAGATGTCACGCTGCCATTACCACGAACGCGCGATCGAATTGCCGCGTGCAAGCGCGCAAGCCTTGCCGGAGTGCAACGGCGCGTCGTTCGACGGCAAACCGCCTGCTCTCGTCTTGCGCGCGGAAAAACTGTCGAAGACGTTTCACGTGTCCGGCGCGCCGCTGCGCGCGGTGGACCACGTCTCAATCGATCTCGCCAGCGGTGAGACGCTCGGCCTCGTCGGCGAATCGGGCAGCGGCAAGACGACGCTCGCCAAACTGATGCTCGGCCTGCTCACGCCGGATGCAGGCAGCGTGCTCGAACTGGATGGCGAGCCGCTCGCGGCGCGCGTCACACGACGCAGCGACGATCAGGTCAAGTCGCTGCAGATCGTTTTCCAGAATCCGGACTCGGCGCTCAATCGCGCGCATTCGGTGAAACGGCTGATCGGCCGCGCGCTGTCGCGCCTCACCACGTTGCGCGGGCCCGCGATCGACGAACGGCTTGCCGCCTTGACCGCCGCAGTGCGTTTGCCGCAGCGCTATCTCGACTCGCGTACGCGGCAACTGTCCGGTGGCCTGAAACAGCGGGTGGCAATTGCCCGCGCGTTTGCCGGCGAACCGCGCGTGGTGGTTTGCGACGAACCGACTTCCGCGCTCGACGTTTCCGTGCAGGCCGCGATCCTGAATCTGCTCGCCGATCTGCAGCGCGAGCGTGGCGTGAGTTACGTTTTCATCTCGCACGACCTGCATGTGGTGCGCTATCTGTCGGATCGCATCGCCGTGCTGTATCTGGGCAGGCTGCTGGAAATCGGCCCGGCGGCGGCTGTGTTCGGCGGGCCGCACCATCCTTATACGGAAGCGCTGCTGTCTTCGGTACCGACACTCGATGGCCGCGGCGGCGCAACCCGCATCCGGCTATCCGGCGATCTGCCGAGTGCGGTATCGCCGCCATCGGGCTGCGTGTTCCACACGCGCTGCCCGCGTAAGCTCGGCGCGATCTGCGAACAGCAGGATCCGCCGTTCCTCGACGCCGGCGCCGCGGCAGGGCCGTCCGCGCATCGAATCCGCTGTCACATTCCCGTCGACGAATTGCGCGCGCTGCAAGCCGCTTCACGCGACGATGCGGACAACGTCGCGAGGAAGGTTCCGGGCAACGGTTCGGAAAACGCGCCCGAGAATGCCGGGCGCGACGAATAG
- a CDS encoding aminotransferase-like domain-containing protein: protein MKLEIQLDRDNGVPLTEQIVAGVTTWIRSRTAHPGSKLPSIRQFATDYDVSRFPVIEAYDRLVSLGYIDSRHGSGFYVSDRQPAGTHCQGTSDPRRAEGESDHLLQQFNHPGETLKLGSGFIPEAWRDMDSIAQAIRHVSRTDPASMVDYATPLGNLTLREHLQSRIGQLGIQADASQILITNGASQAFDLLMRYMLKAGDTIFVEDPGYYNLYGLLKLHGVKLIGIPRTRNGPDLDVMQEQLKSHRPKLLFINTVFHNPTGTTVAPPVAFRLLQLAREHGFSIIEDDIYADFQTDLTDRLATLDQLEHVIYVGGLSKTLSSSLRIGCVVASHAIIKDLVDIKMLTSIGGSRFAEAVAVSMLERGAYRKYLERLRRRMRDALGSTIQTLEDAGWDIFDKPVGGKFVWARVPHVANAERLVECGAPLGVTVVPGNYFRPNMEVSPWTRIHIAFGNDPRARAFFRAAAALPASG from the coding sequence ATGAAACTCGAAATTCAACTCGATCGGGACAACGGCGTACCGCTGACCGAACAGATCGTCGCGGGCGTCACGACGTGGATCCGGTCGCGTACCGCGCACCCGGGCTCGAAGTTGCCGTCGATCCGCCAGTTCGCCACCGATTACGACGTGAGCCGCTTTCCAGTGATCGAGGCTTACGACCGGCTGGTGTCGCTCGGCTATATCGACTCGCGCCACGGCTCCGGCTTCTACGTCTCCGACCGGCAGCCCGCGGGCACGCATTGCCAGGGCACCTCGGACCCGCGCCGCGCCGAAGGCGAATCGGACCATCTCTTGCAGCAGTTCAACCACCCCGGCGAAACGCTCAAGCTGGGCAGCGGTTTTATCCCCGAAGCGTGGCGCGACATGGATAGCATCGCGCAGGCGATTCGCCACGTGTCGCGCACCGACCCGGCGAGCATGGTCGACTACGCCACCCCGCTCGGCAACCTGACTTTGCGCGAGCACCTGCAAAGCCGCATCGGCCAGTTGGGGATACAGGCGGATGCGTCGCAGATTCTGATCACCAACGGCGCAAGCCAGGCATTCGATCTGCTGATGCGCTACATGCTCAAGGCAGGCGACACGATCTTTGTCGAAGACCCCGGCTACTACAACCTTTACGGGCTGCTGAAGCTGCACGGCGTGAAATTGATCGGCATTCCGCGCACGCGTAACGGCCCCGATCTGGACGTGATGCAGGAACAGTTGAAGTCGCACCGGCCCAAGCTGCTGTTCATCAACACCGTGTTCCACAATCCGACCGGCACCACGGTGGCGCCGCCGGTGGCCTTCCGGCTGTTGCAACTGGCGCGCGAGCACGGCTTCTCGATCATCGAGGACGATATCTATGCCGACTTCCAGACCGACCTCACCGATCGCCTCGCCACGCTCGATCAACTCGAACACGTGATCTACGTGGGCGGCCTGTCGAAGACGCTGTCTTCGTCGCTGCGGATAGGCTGTGTGGTGGCGAGCCACGCCATCATCAAAGATCTGGTCGACATCAAGATGCTGACGAGCATCGGCGGTTCGCGGTTCGCCGAAGCAGTGGCCGTGTCGATGCTGGAGCGCGGCGCGTATCGCAAGTATCTGGAGCGCCTGCGGCGGCGTATGCGCGACGCGCTCGGCTCGACGATCCAGACGCTCGAGGACGCCGGCTGGGACATTTTCGACAAACCCGTGGGCGGGAAATTCGTGTGGGCTCGCGTGCCGCATGTGGCCAATGCGGAGCGGCTGGTGGAGTGCGGTGCGCCGCTTGGGGTGACCGTCGTGCCGGGCAATTACTTCCGGCCGAATATGGAGGTCAGTCCGTGGACCAGGATTCACATTGCGTTCGGAAACGACCCGCGTGCGCGGGCGTTCTTTCGTGCGGCGGCGGCGTTGCCGGCGTCGGGGTGA
- a CDS encoding DUF2917 domain-containing protein, whose amino-acid sequence MREVRIFELEHGEPTAAWRVARPSIFKVISGEIWLTVEGDSKDHWLAAGESIELPRQTVAWISAGQAGARFALASGSLRSATRPAPRMPVLNWLPRWLGAA is encoded by the coding sequence ATGCGTGAAGTGCGGATTTTCGAATTGGAACATGGCGAGCCCACGGCGGCCTGGCGTGTCGCGCGTCCGTCGATCTTCAAGGTGATCTCGGGCGAAATCTGGCTGACTGTCGAGGGTGACAGCAAGGATCACTGGCTCGCTGCAGGCGAGTCGATCGAGCTGCCGCGCCAGACGGTGGCGTGGATCAGCGCAGGACAGGCCGGGGCGCGTTTTGCGCTGGCGAGCGGCTCCTTGCGTTCCGCCACGAGGCCGGCGCCGCGTATGCCGGTGCTGAACTGGCTGCCGCGCTGGCTGGGTGCGGCCTGA
- a CDS encoding citrate/2-methylcitrate synthase → MSTSNSLTAAEAAATLGISLPTLYAYVSRGMLSSSPDAQGKHRLYDAGEVRRLARRKEDGKRAGKVAQKVLDWGVPVLESSITLVAEGRLLYRGHDAMELAQSASLEEIAALLWECSARRIADAPAVPFATAQWAAWLKLWSDSTPLDRALVLLPAAAAQMPRVWALGRDAQLDTACAVMRLLTAATISAAPSNEPLHRQLASTWHVRNRQQANVLRAALVACADHELNASTFTVRCITSTGAHLFGAVAGGLAALSGPRHGGETVRVGALLEEASRAPDLDRYLANRLARHEHGVHGPILSGFGHPLYPEGDPRARLLLGMLADCAPARSPLAEVLGLARTVRDTTGAEPTVDFALAAIERVLALPAGAAFTLFAVGRTVGWIAHAMEQTRDGRLIRPRARYIGEYEAAGRD, encoded by the coding sequence ATGTCGACCTCGAATTCCCTGACCGCTGCTGAAGCCGCCGCCACGCTCGGCATCAGCCTGCCTACGCTCTACGCCTATGTGAGCCGCGGCATGCTGAGTTCGTCGCCGGATGCGCAAGGCAAGCATCGTCTCTACGACGCCGGCGAAGTGCGCCGTCTCGCGCGCCGCAAGGAAGACGGCAAACGCGCCGGCAAGGTCGCGCAGAAGGTGCTCGACTGGGGCGTGCCGGTGCTCGAATCGTCGATCACGCTGGTCGCCGAGGGCCGGCTGCTGTATCGCGGGCACGACGCGATGGAACTGGCGCAAAGTGCCTCGCTCGAGGAGATTGCCGCGTTGCTGTGGGAATGCAGCGCGAGGCGGATTGCCGATGCGCCGGCCGTGCCGTTCGCCACCGCTCAGTGGGCCGCGTGGCTCAAGCTGTGGAGCGACAGCACGCCGCTCGATCGCGCGCTCGTGCTGTTGCCGGCCGCGGCGGCGCAAATGCCGCGGGTGTGGGCGCTCGGCCGTGACGCGCAACTCGATACGGCCTGCGCCGTCATGCGTCTGCTGACCGCCGCGACGATCTCGGCGGCGCCGTCGAACGAGCCGCTGCATCGGCAGTTGGCTTCAACGTGGCATGTGCGGAACCGGCAGCAGGCTAACGTGCTGCGCGCGGCGCTGGTGGCCTGCGCGGATCATGAGTTGAATGCGTCGACCTTCACCGTGCGCTGTATCACCTCGACGGGGGCGCACCTGTTCGGCGCGGTGGCCGGCGGCCTCGCCGCATTGTCGGGCCCGCGTCATGGCGGCGAAACGGTGCGCGTCGGCGCGCTGCTCGAAGAAGCGTCGCGCGCGCCCGATCTCGACCGTTATCTGGCGAACCGCCTCGCGCGCCACGAACACGGCGTGCATGGGCCGATCCTGTCGGGCTTCGGTCATCCGCTTTATCCGGAAGGCGACCCTCGCGCGCGGCTACTGTTAGGCATGCTCGCCGACTGCGCGCCCGCGCGTTCGCCGCTGGCTGAAGTGCTGGGATTGGCGCGCACGGTCCGCGATACGACCGGCGCCGAGCCGACCGTGGATTTCGCGCTCGCCGCCATCGAGCGGGTGCTGGCGCTGCCGGCCGGAGCCGCTTTCACGCTGTTCGCGGTGGGCCGGACAGTCGGCTGGATTGCCCACGCGATGGAACAGACGCGCGACGGCCGGTTGATCCGGCCGCGGGCGCGCTACATCGGGGAATACGAGGCCGCCGGGCGCGATTGA
- a CDS encoding EAL domain-containing protein → MSMIELDPPGFQPPRPMAGDEGSRRTVLYGGYTVFSVFQPVFSVSHRRAIGYHASLRARDEHGLQVPSHEVFTQAARRGDLLELGRLAESLHLGNFNAFDSHDEWLFLSLHPAALMDTSYGDALLAGLKALGLPPQRVVLEVSEQAGGETTRFAEIIDALRKSGFLIALDGFGAKHSNIDRVWNLRPDIVTLDRCILAQASEHSHIERVLPGLVSLLHESGQLVLMGGLTTERDALIALECNVDFVQGAFFAGPSVEPVKPQAAAGLMDSLSAALRERVAARERAQSARLAPYVTALETAAAQLVAGESVAQATASLLTLGETARCFVLDGSGRQIGDNVLPSGRASQRAKRFRPLLHSEGASWERRPYFIQAMRVPGQVHLTPPYLSINEAHLCVTASIAAHTPTGTQVLCVDINWEVAAHRN, encoded by the coding sequence ATGAGCATGATCGAACTCGATCCTCCCGGCTTCCAGCCGCCGCGCCCAATGGCCGGCGACGAGGGCTCCCGGCGCACCGTTCTGTACGGCGGCTACACTGTTTTCAGCGTGTTCCAGCCGGTTTTCTCCGTGTCGCACCGGCGCGCGATCGGTTATCACGCTTCGCTGCGCGCCCGCGACGAACACGGCTTGCAAGTGCCCTCGCACGAAGTTTTCACGCAAGCCGCGCGGCGCGGCGACCTGCTCGAACTCGGACGGCTCGCTGAATCGCTGCATCTGGGCAACTTCAACGCGTTCGACAGCCACGACGAATGGCTCTTCCTGAGCCTGCACCCGGCCGCGCTGATGGACACCAGCTACGGCGACGCGCTGCTGGCAGGCCTCAAGGCGCTCGGCCTGCCTCCGCAGCGCGTGGTACTCGAAGTTTCCGAACAGGCGGGCGGTGAAACTACGCGTTTTGCCGAAATCATCGATGCGCTGCGCAAATCCGGCTTCCTGATCGCGCTCGACGGCTTTGGCGCGAAGCATTCGAACATTGACCGTGTGTGGAATCTGCGGCCGGACATCGTCACGCTCGACCGCTGCATTCTCGCGCAAGCCAGCGAACACTCGCATATTGAACGCGTGCTGCCGGGCCTCGTCTCGCTGCTGCACGAATCCGGCCAGCTGGTGCTGATGGGCGGCCTGACCACCGAACGCGACGCGCTGATCGCCCTCGAATGCAACGTGGACTTCGTGCAAGGCGCGTTTTTCGCGGGCCCGAGCGTCGAACCGGTCAAGCCGCAAGCGGCGGCCGGCTTGATGGACTCGCTCTCCGCAGCGCTGCGTGAGCGGGTCGCCGCGCGCGAGCGTGCACAGTCCGCACGGCTCGCGCCGTACGTCACCGCGCTCGAGACGGCAGCCGCGCAACTGGTGGCCGGCGAGTCGGTCGCGCAAGCCACCGCATCGCTCCTCACGCTCGGCGAGACGGCACGCTGCTTCGTGCTGGACGGTTCGGGCCGGCAGATCGGCGACAACGTGCTGCCGTCGGGGCGCGCCTCGCAACGCGCCAAGCGTTTCCGCCCGCTGCTGCATTCGGAAGGCGCGAGTTGGGAGCGCCGGCCGTACTTTATCCAGGCGATGCGCGTGCCCGGCCAGGTGCACCTCACCCCGCCCTACCTGTCGATCAATGAAGCTCACCTGTGCGTGACCGCCTCGATCGCCGCGCATACGCCGACGGGCACACAGGTGCTATGCGTGGACATCAACTGGGAAGTCGCCGCCCACCGGAATTGA
- a CDS encoding GntR family transcriptional regulator, giving the protein MTSASEDRWRDLRPDPENDTPLYLQLARKLGAAIHENRWNAGEALPSERVLSEALGVSRITSRKAIALLVEQGLIRRTQGAGSFITPRYEDPLSRLSSFSEMLRRRGFTPSSKWLSREILPANRDEVIQLGLSPAAAVTRLRRLRLADGIVMAVENSTFPAAVIPDPQAIGDSLYTYLENRGLTIVRALQHFRAVNASEEIAQQMSIAPNEALLLITRVGYTADQRAIELTDTYCRNDYYDFVAELRK; this is encoded by the coding sequence ATGACCTCTGCCTCGGAAGACCGCTGGCGCGACCTGCGCCCGGACCCGGAAAACGACACGCCGCTCTACCTGCAACTTGCCCGCAAGCTCGGCGCCGCCATCCACGAGAACCGCTGGAACGCCGGCGAGGCGCTGCCCTCGGAGCGCGTACTCTCGGAGGCGCTGGGCGTATCGCGAATCACTTCACGCAAGGCAATTGCCTTGCTGGTCGAGCAGGGATTGATTCGGCGCACTCAGGGCGCGGGCAGTTTCATCACGCCACGCTACGAAGATCCGCTATCGCGTTTGTCGAGCTTTAGCGAAATGCTGCGTCGGCGGGGTTTTACGCCGAGTTCGAAGTGGCTGTCGCGCGAAATCCTGCCGGCAAACCGCGACGAGGTGATTCAGCTCGGCTTGTCGCCGGCCGCGGCGGTAACGCGCTTGCGGCGCTTGCGCCTGGCCGACGGCATCGTGATGGCGGTCGAGAATTCCACGTTCCCCGCTGCGGTGATTCCCGATCCGCAAGCTATCGGCGATTCGCTGTACACGTACCTGGAGAATCGCGGGCTGACGATTGTCCGCGCGCTCCAGCACTTTCGCGCGGTGAACGCGAGCGAGGAAATCGCGCAGCAGATGAGCATCGCCCCGAACGAGGCGCTGCTGTTGATTACCCGTGTGGGCTATACCGCCGATCAGCGGGCGATCGAGTTGACCGACACGTACTGCCGCAACGATTACTACGACTTCGTGGCGGAATTGAGGAAGTAA